The proteins below come from a single Papaver somniferum cultivar HN1 chromosome 11, ASM357369v1, whole genome shotgun sequence genomic window:
- the LOC113321856 gene encoding ERI1 exoribonuclease 2-like, protein MQKNQEASIRCLQPEAFPFHLQNDGISMEGFVEYKDENNAHPGGGGIVEPESSSSNESFAPPGEGGYPRPMYQQDFCMWSSTFNHPDYQKPQQNWNAFENLHYMNREHHFPLENRIQYIPFRMLASQGGYPHEFQFQEFQYFVVIDFEATCDKERNPHPQEIIEFPSVLVNSVTGQLEASFQTYVRPAYHQNLTEFCKDLTGIQQIQVDRGVPLGEALLMHDKWLEDKGIKHTNFAVVTWSNWDCRVMLESECRFKRIRKPPYFNRWINLKVPFCEVFGGARCNLKDAVQMAGLVWEGRAHCGLDDARNTARLLTHIMHRGFRFSITNSLVWQSAERPMGWQQSPDRQLGPATPTHYPQKPMRQSSPVPPLIQLHHHHHHHPSPIDSARDLRTYCFCGVKSSRRMVRKPGPKHGSFFFGCGNWTATRGAVCPFFEWASPT, encoded by the exons ATGCAGAAGAACCAGGAGGCATCCATAAGATGCCTACAGCCTGAGGCATTCCCTTTCCATTTGCAAAATGATGGAATATCCATGGAAGGGTTTGTAGAGTACAAGGATGAAAACAATGCTCATCCAGGAGGTGGTGGCATTGTAGAACCTGAAAGTTCATCAAGCAATGAATCTTTTGCACCTCCAGGTGAAGGTGGTTATCCTAGACCCATGTACCAACAAGATTTTTGCATGTGGTCTTCAACCTTTAATCATCCCGACTATCAGAAGCCACAACAGAACTGGAATGCCTTCGAGAACTTACATTACATGAATAGGGAGCATCATTTTCCCTTAGAAAACAGAATCCAGTATATACCCTTCAGGATGCTTGCTTCTCAAGGTGGCTATCCACATGAGTTTCAGTTtcaagagtttcaatattttgtgGTTATAGACTTCGAAGCAACCTGTGACAAGGAAAGGAATCCCCACCCACAAGAAATTATCGAGTTTCCATCTGTTTTAGTGAACAGTGTGACTGGGCAATTGGAAGCTTCTTTTCAGACATATGTGCGACCTGCTTATCATCAAAATCTCACTGAGTTCTGCAAGGACTTGACTGGCATACAGCAAATTCAG GTGGACAGAGGTGTCCCTCTAGGCGAAGCGTTACTCATGCATGATAAGTGGCTTGAAGATAAGGGGATCAAGCACACTAATTTTGCTGTGGTAACTTGGTCGAACTGGGATTGTAGGGTCATGCTGGAATCTGAATGCCGCTTTAAGAGGATTCGTAAACCTCCTTACTTCAACAG GTGGATCAACTTGAAGGTTCCATTTTGTGAGGTTTTTGGTGGGGCACGCTGCAATCTAAAAGACGCTGTTCAGATGGCTGGTTTAGTATGGGAAGGTCGCGCACATTGTGGCCTGGATGACGCCAGGAATACTGCTCGGCTTCTTACCCACATCATGCACAGGGGCTTCAGGTTTTCCATCACCAACTCGCTGGTATGGCAATCTGCAGAACGCCCAATGGGATGGCAGCAGTCTCCTGACCGACAACTAGGTCCCGCAACTCCCACCCATTACCCCCAGAAGCCAATGAGGCAGTCTTCTCCTGTGCCTCCTCTCATCCAattgcaccaccatcatcaccaccatcctTCTCCCATTGACTCTGCTAGAGACTTGCGCACATACTGTTTCTGTGGGGTTAAGAGCAGCAGAAGAATGGTCCGCAAACCTGGTCCGAAGCATGGAAGCTTCTTTTTTGGGTGTGGAAATTGGACTGCTACCAGAGGTGCAGTTTGCCCATTTTTCGAATGGGCTTCTCCTACTTGA